TCCTGAACTTGTGGAGACGGAGAAAGAcgtggtgatggtggtggtggtgacgATGGTAGTGGAAGAGGCGACAGAGATGGAGGCCGGCCAACGGCCcttcgccggaggaggagcCGCGGTGGCAGAgcttgagagagggagagacggatcataaaaatatttttgggttaagtaccagattcccccctatcgatggcgtccctatcgcgtttaGCCCCCTACCGTCAGGCGGgagagctgcccactacctAAATGTGGGTTTATCGCACCAattttgtcacaccccaattcttgaatgaaataacttgcttgaaagtAACATTAAACTGCTTTGATATATCTGAAAATAAACTTATAATCTCATTGACATTTGGTAAACCATTTCTCATTGCGCAGGGTTTTGAGTACGATGTGTAAGTGCTCTTCATGTTGTTCTTCGATCTTAGAGTATACGAGGATGTCGtcgataaacactaagacaaaactatcgagatactgatggaaaactATGTTCATTAGGTCCATGAAaactgctggggcattcgttaaatcgaagggcatcactgtgaactcgtaaagtccataacgcgttcgaaatgctgtctttggaatgtcttctcttttcatcctgagttggtggtaaccagatcttaggtcaatcttggaaaacacaccggctcctctcaactgacttaacaggtcgtctatcctcggaaggggatatctattcttatgagcttgcttcaacttcttataatcaatacacatccttagtgtatcatcttttctttgacatcttgaattagtgctccccatagtgacatactatgttgcatgaaactaggtctggtgaaaatttggtaattcattgggaaaaatatctttgtactctcaaatctgttgaacttccttaattgtttccttcgtcctaagtcaccttctcagattgaccagggaattctaacatcaaacttttctcatcgtcttcgtaactttcacttcgaggattaatggcactccttctaccatgtaaactcattttcccattgcaaactgtttatttaatgaaatgcaaactgtttatccaataaaatgtttatgtgcactctgctctgtttaaggctcgccacaacgaatcaattgaggttctcttatggcctaacacgttatttgagaattgtgtacactcgttagctgactcggtgggttgatctccatcgggcactaactaagaggcgttataagggtgcttgctggatgtgttccgaagcatgtaatgtaagggcctgcctgggtagcgtcccgaggtcaattcaacttgtctgagttacgtcctcagggcaagtgcaatgggagaaatggatccgtcggtggctagaggttcgagatcacagcgagtaacagaaagggagtgtgacatgtgcgcacaaatgaaagaaatgttttaacatgcttagaagttctttcaatttaaaaccttctaagtcatgtcaagtttaattggataaactgctctttacgaaaatatgaaatgtttcagaaaatgcatgcccactaagtacattagtacttagcccaaaattactttcaaatgttttcaggttgactggctggtgctgacgggacggagctgaggctagagttaaaatttctatgttagacttccgctgtagcaattactcatatcagtcttttgttttcccaacttaagatcttcatgttaaatttcaaatgatatacatgaccgagcttagactcttcactactaaatttatgctaatgaatgtcggttgtcagaagcatgaaacaaaacttgtgatccaaaggggcatagcccgactctctatcctatttcggcttttaacaaggtttttcccttgtttatttctatgaattattcacacctcgattatatttattccttcaagaattggggtgtgacaaattTCCCCCACCTTTTAACGGACGTTAACGCCCGTTAACGTTCGTTAAAAGGCGGGGGGAGGGGGAATTGATGCGATAAACCCACATTGaggtagtgggcagctctcCCCCTGACGGTAGGGGGGCTAAACGCGATaaggacgccatcgatagggggaatctggtacttaaccctaaaaaaaaaggtaaatgTTAATTTCTACCATTAACACATTTATGACAATTAATAATGATTTTCTTTTTGATAAGTGACAATTAATAATGATATAACGGGGCTGTACTATGAATATAACAGGTAATTATTGAGTATTAATTATCAATTATTGTCGAGGAACAATTAAGTTCACCATTAACACTTTTTTGACTGGAAATTCATCATTAACAtttagtatataattttttactcTCCTAATTATATGCAGACCTCTTTTACAAtgatttaagaacattaaaaataaattaagtaattaaaaccctaatttgTCCTTCTTTAATGAGTCTACATGCATGTTCTATTTAAATCATGGTACCTTTTTAATGGGtaaattatgatattttaaaaaaaaagtaatgcaAGTATGGCTGCTAATTTTTAGTAGTTTTTTAAATCACCAAAATTTCACATATGCGTgggggatttttttttatattaaaatctGAATTTGTACTTTTTGTGATatgttaaaaacttaaaattagACTGCCCACGCATCGTACAAATGCTATATTCATTTACCTATAAAATaaggattaattaattgaatcgtTTTGACTGATGTTCAGCTAAAGACAGTTGAgtcattaattatatttattacaaTACCTAATTAGATAGTTGCCATCAACTATGCATCAAAATGGCTAATTAAGCGTCGATAACAAATAATATTGCATGAAATTAGAATATCGAATCagacaaaaattgaaaataaaagtttaGAAGTATGCTCTAAAGTCTAATCCGATTGAATTGGactggaaaaataaaataaatattttaaaaagctggaatatatttaatttatagaaaataaaaacaaactcGTTTCAAAGATTGCGATTGCATCGCCAGTTTAAGGAATTTGTCACATGTCGTGTCCGAGTTAGGACACGATTTGCATGCTCTTGTTATGCGTATTTTTCACACTTATTttgtcttatatatatatatatatatatatatatatatatatatatatatatgagaaatgatatgctacataccttatgcgAGCTCCTTATATGAGCACCACTCATGTTTAGCTCTCGTTAgcgttatcttttttgttttaggcatttatttttattctaatacttcatatattgttattgagatcattaattttataaattatataaaaatcaatgttcgatttgttcatattccctttaacttcaaataattaataaaagaataaattaggctttgatttttatttaatttataaaattaatgatctcaataacaatatatgaagtattagaataaaaataaatgcctaaaacaaaaaagataacgcTAACGAGAGCTAAACATGAGTGGTGCTCACGTAAGGTGcccacataaggtatgtagcataacattatAGTATATAATATGTATGTATTTTATATGTATTACACTtggtatttattttatgttccaaattttttttggcttatttttatcttcatttttaattttgtatgctttagtttaattttgtaattagtaattattaacTATGATTCATTTCATTCAATtaggataaataattaattttttatcatttatttcaCTTTTTATTCATAATTAAGATTGAAAAATTCGAAGTTAgattacataattttttttaaaaaaaatcaatttttaataaaaaatatttttaaaatcacaAATATTATATAGCCCCTTTTATAGGTAGTAACCAATTATTGAGGCCCGATGATATTTTGTAAAAGAAATAAGTTCAGCCCAAGCCCGATAAAACTCTCTTTTCCCCTAAAATCTATTCAACATTCACAAGAGGGGTGATCTTATTGAcacatgatttttaaaaatttatattttttaaattaatgaaatatctatGAATAAGCTGTTTGTAATGTACGAATATCTATAATTACAAGTGCATATAACTACGAAAAAACTACGAATCTTGCACTTAAGTTATAAATTAACTGCAAATTCTTTATGTCAAGTGCATATACTTTATAGGTTAAGTGCAAGCGATTTATAGTTTGTACGTTACGAGATATTTTGATCATGAGAACTATATTTTTGTGAGAACATGAgaataatacattttttttataaacactGTTAAGTTTAATGCATcagaaaaaaatgaattttacgATTCCTCTATAATTCGAACTCATGTTTTAATATGGACGAAATaataaaatggcaaaaaaattaatagttaatAATTCTAATACGCATGTATTTTATCGAAACTTTTATGCAATTTACCCATATTTAAAATGCATGGTTTTAAATTTGGGGAAAGTAGGCCGAAATCTTTAAAGCGATTATGGTTGTCTAACTAAATTGGATAAATTGAGGCCCAAGTTAGGCAGATGACAGCTGATTGGAGCATCGCTGCTTATTGCTTTAATCACTTTGGCAATTCAATTTTGAATCATGCAAATTTTGTTTTAATAAGcatatttttttcccttttcttttgtcgagataaataatttacatttcgTATTTGGTAAACTGTATAACTAATTTTAGCTTAATTTATTAGCGAACAtcctaaaatataaaagaagTTATTTGAGATACgaccaaaaaaaaagttatgaaGTTATTTCGGAGACGAATGTAGTATAACTGTTTCCCTAGTTGGGTCGTCCACGGAGGTGATTAATTCATCGAGCCACTTACTATTCCCTCATACTTATAATGGCATAATAGAAATGAGTACGGAGATTAAGATTAAAGTGTTAATACTTATAAAGTATATAAAGGTTATTTAATGTGCGTAGGTTAAAAGCCGCAGGGTGAGTAGAGaccataatatattattttaaaatatatcattataaatgaaacaaattaaaaatgtgTGACATTATAAGTGGACAGAGGGgctattatatattttcaatatttactttattgaattttttattatataaatatagacttttaatttaaaaattaaaggAAATGTTTGGTGCGGTGTAGGTGAGCCAGATGTAGAAGAAAATACTACGAAAACCATAAGACAGGAAACGCAGCTCACTCGAACTAAATAAATCACTTCTCTTcaacgctctctctctctctctcacacctctttctctctcttcagtGAAGCAGAACTACGCTGCCAGTAACCATCGTGCGCCACTGGGTGCGCTACGCACCCCAACCGACCTCTCCTCTTGTGCTTGAACAACATACATTTATCCGGCGCCGGACTCGGACCGAGTCGACTCGTTCGTCGACTTCCTATATCCGAACGCATAAATAAGCAGCGGTGTCTCGGCAGAGGTTGGCGGGTAGTAGCAATGGATCCGCGCGGGGTGGAGATGatgagcggcggcggcggaggaggagatGTCTATAACTTCGCGGAGATCTGGCCGCGGTTTCAGATGAGCGCCAATGCGGCGTCGTACGGCTTGGGGTTGGATCCGATGTTGACGGATCAGAGATCGAACGACGATTCGCGGAAGCGGCGGGATGGAGACGAGCATTGCGCCAAGGGAGGGGGAGCTTCCACCAGCAGCAGCAATGGCGGCAGCtgcaacaacaataacaacgtCTCGGTATTTCTTTTGAACTGAACAGAAATTGAATTATTGCGGCTGCATCTGTTGCAATTTTTGCTGCGTACGCCTAATTGAATTGTCTAGAATTTCGATTGTGACTTTGTGAGGTGGAATTTGAAATTCAGCgcgtttaatttgttttttatgAATGCGTTAGTGGAGAGCTCGAGTGTTGTTGGAATGGCTATAACGAACTGAGAGGCATGAGACTGAAGTAGTTGAATTGCAAGCAATACCTAATTTGTGACATTGTTGTTTGAGCAGAATGAACGAAGGAATGAAGGTGATAGTAAACGGATGAAGGCAGTGGGTGAACTTAAAGTGGAAGGGGAAGGGAATTCCAGCAAGGGGGCGGCCGCGGTGGAGAGACGTTCGAAGCTAGATGAACTGCCTAAGCAAGACTACATCCATGTTCGAGCAAGACGAGGTCAAGCTACCGATAGTCATAGTTTAGCAGAAAGAGTAATGATCTGACTCGAAATGCTCTTGTGTTTACGATTTCTTTTTCATGGTGTTTGTGTGTATATTCAGTAAGAGTGACAAATAATTATGTaaactagttttgagattgataTCTAAGTTGAAGTAGATGATGAATAGTTATTTTGGGTGATTTCTTCTCATGCTATCTGTCATTCTTGGTGCAGGCTAGGAGAGAAAAGATTAGTGAGAGGATGAAAATTCTTCAGGATTTGGTTCCTGGTTGTAATAAGGTGAGTTGTCGACTTTGTTTGGACATTTTTGTCGCCTCTTGAGGAGAATATAGTAAGTTATTTTGTATGAGAGTTGTTATTCATATATACTGTATATGAATACATTTCTGAGCTTTGATGAGATCAGTAATGGGCTTCGTCTCTGCTGGGATATATGATTGAACGTGACGGGGGTGAATCCTTGACATTAGCCACATGAGAGTCTGCGTTAGGCCCGTAGATGTTTTACATGTCGAACAACTAAGCCATTATTTTCTGTCTCATATGCAGCTTCATGTTTGTTCACCTTCATTTAACATGTAAAAAGATGATAGGCTAGTCCTAATGTCCTATTGATATGGCTACTGCAATTGGAAGAAGTCCAAGTTGAAATGATATATGGATGCATAACTATAACAGAATAAACAACACTAGTTCCTTAATGTGTGTGCTATTCTGGCTTCCAAGTGAAGGAGAATACGAAAATCACGCGTTCTTGACATGGAATCAGAACTCAAGCAATGAAATTGAATTATTTAGCCATGTTCTTGTtgagctcatctctctctctctgaaaaACAGAATAGTCTAGCTGAATTCTTTTCTTGCCCGAGTGAAACTCAATAGCTAATTTCAGATCATAGTATTATCCTCAATTCTTTAATGCGAAGGCGCGCTTTGTATATGTTCTTTGTCTAGAGACTCCAAAAAACTTGTACAAATATTAATCTTTGAGACTCTCCTTTTCCCGATTTCAGGTGATTGGCAAAGCTCTAGTGCTTGATgagattattaattatattcaaTCTCTACAACGTCAGGTTGAGGTAGTTCTCAATCTCCTATCTCTCTATGTGAATTTCTTTGTATTTACACTTCGTTCCCCTGAATAATCCGTTGATCACGGTTAATTTTTGTTGCAGTTCTTGTCAATGAAGCTTGAGACAGTAAATTCAAGAGGTGAAATCGATGAATATCCTTCAAAAGATGTGCGTGCTTCTAACATTGTCTCTGACTATCTCACTCGCCTCGCCTGaacttcttgataattctgacACGTCTCGTTCTTCCACTTTCTTGTAGTTTGCTCAGCAGACGTTTGAAGCTCCGGGTTTGGCCTTTGGTTCTCAGAGCACGCGTGAGTACAGTAGGGGCTCGTCACCGGAGTGGCTACACATGCAGATTGGCAGCGGCTTTGACCGGACATCATGACACGACGTTCTCATCTACACGCTGCTTCCCCCTTCCAACCACAGCAGCATACGCTTCTTGAATCGGGTCCGTTCCCCCGTGCACGGTGTGGAGAGCGCGCGACGGGGATGTATAATATATCTGAATCACAGAATCAGTGATCTTGTCAAAGGTTCCCATCCAAACTCCTTTATTGAATCTATTTATCTAGAACATGGTTAAGTGAATAAAagcccaatatatatatatatatttttaaatatttttaattgcaTATTCATGCAATGTTTCAATTAGTTGTGATTTATTGCCTGAAATGGAAAGGTGTTCCAGATAATATTTGGAGATGGTGAAATAATATGAAGTCTTGAAGTGGGATTTTataggaaaaatcaaatttcaATGTTTCGTCTAAATCTATCTATTACATTATATAAAAGCTAAATATTGAGAAAATTTACAAGAATACCATTTTTCCTCCAAAACACGAACAATCGTCTAATGGACTTTTCGTTTCTATTGTCCAATAAGTTTTTAGTTGATTATTATACAATATTGTTCATGCTATATTCTTcatgttgttttaattaatatatgttAATATTTATATGTCAAGTAATATGAACaaaatttacaaaattatttttttacctTAATTCCAACTACaaattctattatttatttattttttggttgCAAAATCATTATTATTTCGATTGGAAAGTTTAAGTGTTTGTTGGCCGAATTTGATCGaattaatttatccatttaacgcataaaaaatatttaaaatgttattatcCTTACTCATCTATTTTAGGATAATTTTTGCTTAGACTgtatcttttattattttctcgaaataactttttaaaaattaaactatatattcattaaatataaaatagtagaaatagatagagtatattaacactcacaaacacacatatatgtatatatatacaggggCGGATTCAGGATTTATGTTTAGGGAGGCTGAATTTGTCGAACTATGACGTCAGAACATATTTACACGGGTGTTCGGGGGAGGGAACCCCCGAGCCAAAAAATTTAGGACATTCCGTACagtcatgcatttttttaatagtcacataatataataaatatttttttgcaattcaaTCAATTCAACAAGTAGTATATTGAAAGTATATAAAGACttacttttataaaataaaaaataaaaaattgtttcatcttctaaaaagaatgaactaatttttattattaatagttcataattttacTTTAACATGAGAATTGACttaaattcaacattaaaatttaactaacaaaagaaaataggataaatataacaaatcaatgtaaaaTGTTAAGCAATTCACAATGGATACTACAGTTATTAAAACTTTGTattataattttcattattactatatttatttatttatttaaaaactcaaaaattgggcgggggcttcagccccccctagccccctcTGGATCCGccagtgtatatatatatatcagtaTTGTGTATATTTTAGTAtaattttgtataagttattttaatataatgtgtgtATATTATatcaactttaattttgttAGGTTAGTTTTGATTTAGGCAAAATTAAGATTTAGGGCAAATTCCATGATAAACTAAATGTTATGTATTTACATTACAACTTTATAGAATtggaaaaataatgaaattcacTGATAGTTTGTAGATTTACAGCCAATTAACGCTTCGAGAAAATATGTTATGAAATACATAtctataaaaagtaattaaaagtttcaaaaactCTTTATAgcctaatagaaaatttgaaaaaaaaaatctagatattttaatgaaaattttaaatagataataatgatcattagataatttttttttttgtcaagaTCTTGGTCATTGATTTGATACGTCTCCAACTATAAAATGAATTCATCTTCATTgattagagctattttatataatataaatccctcatcaattttattttttaattatggtAATATAACTAAGAAATATTGTCAATTATATTAACTCATCAATTTCATTTTCCAATAATGATAATATAACTAAGAAATATTCTCAATTATATTATTGAAAAATGTTCTCAATTTATCATCAATTTCATTTTCCAATAATGATAATATAACTAAGAAATATTCTCAATTATATTATTGAAAAATGTTCTCAATTTATACCCATGCATGAAGGACATACTAGTGCCAAATAGAAGTTCAATGTTTTTTATATTACATATTTATGCAGCTTTTTTTTAGAGGCATGCAACGCTATGTTTAAGTTAATTGTATACATATTTatacctatatatatttttttaatatccggTCGATTGGGTCGAAATTACACCAAACTAAGTCACTGATtgaaaaatatgtaatttttttattaaaaaaaattgataaaaaaattagcaGCAAAAATTGATCAATCTGAAATTGTTTCAATCGAAATGTTTTCTCAAAATTTAGCAGCAAAACTCGTGCAAATACGAAATATTTGTTGCTAGTATGAGTAGATATTCGATGAC
The genomic region above belongs to Salvia miltiorrhiza cultivar Shanhuang (shh) chromosome 5, IMPLAD_Smil_shh, whole genome shotgun sequence and contains:
- the LOC131025251 gene encoding transcription factor BHLH094-like, with amino-acid sequence MDPRGVEMMSGGGGGGDVYNFAEIWPRFQMSANAASYGLGLDPMLTDQRSNDDSRKRRDGDEHCAKGGGASTSSSNGGSCNNNNNVSNERRNEGDSKRMKAVGELKVEGEGNSSKGAAAVERRSKLDELPKQDYIHVRARRGQATDSHSLAERARREKISERMKILQDLVPGCNKVIGKALVLDEIINYIQSLQRQVEFLSMKLETVNSRGEIDEYPSKDFAQQTFEAPGLAFGSQSTREYSRGSSPEWLHMQIGSGFDRTS